A window of the Cystobacter fuscus genome harbors these coding sequences:
- a CDS encoding TrmH family RNA methyltransferase → MAGGGPRYEKLDRAPIDPESLLLDVRKEKIDKVISQRTRTFTIVLDRLEDSFNMAAVMRTCEANGLQEVHVIVNPAAPFMPNSRVAQGCDKWLDVKIYRDFASCRAALKARGFSLYASAIREDATSLYSMRFDSKIALIFGNEREGVSPEVLAGSDGTFWIPMRGFSQSLNISAAASACVTRAISWREEHLGRVGDLTEGEAQELRERFYVLAVKQRKKIFKKAPPSAP, encoded by the coding sequence ATGGCGGGCGGAGGTCCTCGTTACGAGAAGCTCGACAGGGCTCCGATCGATCCGGAGTCGCTCCTGCTCGACGTGCGCAAGGAGAAGATCGACAAGGTCATCTCCCAGCGCACGCGCACCTTCACCATCGTGTTGGATCGGCTGGAGGACAGCTTCAACATGGCGGCGGTGATGCGCACCTGTGAGGCCAATGGCCTCCAGGAGGTGCACGTCATCGTCAACCCGGCGGCGCCCTTCATGCCCAACTCGCGGGTGGCCCAGGGCTGCGACAAGTGGCTCGACGTGAAGATCTACCGGGACTTCGCCTCGTGCCGCGCGGCCCTCAAGGCGCGGGGCTTCTCCCTGTACGCGTCCGCCATCCGCGAGGATGCCACCAGCCTGTACTCCATGCGCTTCGACTCGAAGATCGCGCTCATCTTCGGCAACGAGCGCGAGGGCGTGAGCCCCGAGGTGTTGGCGGGCTCGGATGGGACGTTCTGGATTCCCATGCGCGGCTTCAGCCAGAGCCTCAACATCTCCGCGGCGGCCTCGGCGTGCGTTACCCGGGCGATCTCCTGGCGCGAGGAGCACCTCGGACGCGTGGGCGATCTGACGGAAGGCGAGGCGCAGGAACTGCGCGAGCGCTTCTATGTGCTCGCCGTGAAACAGCGGAAGAAGATCTTCAAGAAAGCGCCTCCGTCCGCGCCTTGA
- a CDS encoding LolA family protein produces the protein MHLQTLLMTLLAAPAATPTAAAPAPKAVVQAPAQQAAAPAAAPKAPEKKAMTPEVKDLVERMQAFYEKTQDFSSDFKQDYKYKALRRTQSSSGTVIYKKPGLMRWEYEKPSKRTFVLAGEKVYAHDPEAQTLSVGRIDTSQLSASVTFLFGKGRLADEFTITKGECKDCKGTLLVLDPAKTEPRFRQVRLEVDPKTAQVLKSTVVDPDGSENAIAFLNLKTNVGIDEARFKINPPEGTRIDDLSKMMPK, from the coding sequence ATGCACCTCCAGACGCTGCTGATGACCCTGCTCGCCGCCCCGGCGGCCACTCCGACGGCCGCGGCCCCCGCGCCCAAGGCGGTTGTCCAGGCGCCCGCCCAGCAGGCGGCCGCTCCCGCCGCGGCGCCCAAGGCACCCGAGAAGAAGGCGATGACTCCCGAGGTGAAGGACCTGGTGGAGCGGATGCAGGCCTTCTACGAGAAGACGCAGGACTTCTCGTCCGACTTCAAGCAGGACTACAAGTACAAGGCCCTGCGGCGCACCCAGTCCTCGTCGGGCACGGTCATCTACAAGAAGCCCGGTCTGATGCGTTGGGAGTACGAGAAGCCCTCCAAGCGCACCTTCGTGCTGGCGGGCGAGAAGGTGTACGCGCACGACCCCGAGGCCCAGACGTTGAGCGTGGGCCGGATCGACACGAGCCAGCTCTCCGCCTCGGTGACGTTCCTCTTCGGCAAGGGGCGGCTCGCGGACGAGTTCACCATCACCAAGGGCGAGTGCAAGGACTGCAAGGGCACGCTGCTGGTGTTGGACCCGGCCAAGACGGAGCCGCGCTTCCGCCAGGTGCGCCTGGAGGTGGATCCGAAGACGGCGCAGGTGCTCAAGAGCACCGTGGTGGATCCCGACGGCAGTGAGAACGCCATCGCCTTCCTCAACCTGAAGACGAACGTGGGCATCGACGAGGCGCGCTTCAAGATCAACCCCCCCGAGGGCACGCGCATCGACGATCTCTCCAAGATGATGCCCAAGTAG